The proteins below come from a single Panicum hallii strain FIL2 chromosome 7, PHallii_v3.1, whole genome shotgun sequence genomic window:
- the LOC112901638 gene encoding amino acid transporter AVT1C-like isoform X3: MKNSVSERSFLIESDDEDAAAVEDGKRGGHGGEESGDDDGSGSDSSSPCDSPRVVAARCGQPSSYTQQWPQSYRQSIDMYSSVHSPNLSFLGTPSLSRLSNSFLTNSFRGKPPEIISSLIKPLLPASTTPTSDDHQQQQQEDIRKSSHYLPPSRKASSLERIPEDHRPMVGEHEVGPYRQCSYFQGVMNGVNVLCGVGILSTPYAVKQGGWLGLVILAVLGALAWYTGILLRRCLDSKEGLETYPDIGHAAFGTAGRIIISIILYMELYACCIEYLILESDNLSNLFPNAHLTIGSLTLDSHVLFAILTALIVMPTTWLRDLSCLSFVSAGGVIASIVIVSCLFWVGLVDHVGTVKSEGTALNLPGIPIAIGLYGYCYSGHGVFPNIYSSLKKRNQFPAVLFTCIALSTVLFASAAIMGYIMFGESTESQFTLNLPPNLVASKIAVWTTDLSCPWWDPSSPCLWPIFYHVPAFWLSLGVK; this comes from the exons ATGAAGAACTCGGTGTCGGAGCGGAGCTTCCTCATCGAGAGCGACGacgaggacgccgccgccgttgaGGACGGGAagcgcggcggccatggcggcgagGAGTCGGGCGACGATGACGGCTCCGGGTCGGACTCTTCGTCGCCGTGCGACAGCCCGCGGGTGGTCGCGGCGCGGTGCGGCCAGCCGAGTTCCTACACCCAGCAATGGCCGCAGAGCTACAG GCAGTCTATTGACATGTACAGTAGCGTGCACTCGCCCAACCTGAGTTTCCTGGGTACTCCGTCACTGAGCCGTTTGTCCAACTCCTTCCTGACAAACTCATTTCGAGGGAAGCCACCGGAGATCATCTCCAGCCTAATCAAGCCTCTCCTGCCAGCGAGCACCACTCCTACCAGCGAtgaccaccagcagcagcaacaagagGACATCCGGAAGAGCTCCCATTACCTTCCACCGTCAAGGAAGGCATCATCTCTGGAGAGGATCCCTGAGGACCACAGGCCTATGGTTGGGGAACATGAGGTGGGTCCCTACCGGCAGTGCTCCTATTTTCAAGGGGTCATGAATG GAGTGAATGTCTTATGTGGTGTGGGTATCCTGTCAACACCTTATGCTGTCAAGCAAGGTGGCTGGCTTGGACTAGTGATACTGGCGGTGTTGGGTGCACTAGCATGGTACACGGGCATACTTCTGCGGCGTTGCCTGGACAGCAAGGAAGGCCTTGAGACCTACCCAGACATCGGACATGCCGCCTTTGGCACCGCTGGCCGTATCATCATCTCG ATAATCCTGTATATGGAACTATAT GCATGTTGCATTGAGTATTTGATATTAGAGAGCGACAACTTGTCAAACTTGTTCCCCAACGCACACCTGACCATAGGTAGCTTGACTTTGGATTCGCATGTGCTATTTGCCATCCTGACTGCTCTTATCGTCATGCCTACCACTTGGCTTCGCGATCTCAGCTGCCTCAGCTTCGTTTCAG CTGGTGGAGTCATCGCATCTATCGTTATTGTCTCCTGCCTGTtctgggttggacttgttgatcACGTTGGTACAGTCAAGAGTGAAGGGACGGCACTGAACCTTCCTGGAATCCCCATTGCCATTGGGTTGTATGGGTACTGCTACTCTGGCCATGGGGTGTTCCCTAACATCTACTCTTCTCTGAAGAAACGCAACCAGTTCCCAGCTGTTCTTTTCACCTG CATTGCCCTGTCTACTGTTCTGTTTGCTAGTGCTGCAATCATGGGATACATTATGTTTGGTGAATCTACGGAGTCCCAATTCACTCTGAACTTACCCCCAAACCTTGTGGCTTCCAAGATTGCTGTCTGGACTACG GACTTGTCATGTCCCTGGTGGGATCCTTCCTCACCATGTTTGTG GCCTATATTCTACCATGTGCCTGCTTTTTGGCTATCCTTAGGAGTAAAGTGA
- the LOC112901638 gene encoding amino acid transporter AVT1B-like isoform X1: MKNSVSERSFLIESDDEDAAAVEDGKRGGHGGEESGDDDGSGSDSSSPCDSPRVVAARCGQPSSYTQQWPQSYRQSIDMYSSVHSPNLSFLGTPSLSRLSNSFLTNSFRGKPPEIISSLIKPLLPASTTPTSDDHQQQQQEDIRKSSHYLPPSRKASSLERIPEDHRPMVGEHEVGPYRQCSYFQGVMNGVNVLCGVGILSTPYAVKQGGWLGLVILAVLGALAWYTGILLRRCLDSKEGLETYPDIGHAAFGTAGRIIISIILYMELYACCIEYLILESDNLSNLFPNAHLTIGSLTLDSHVLFAILTALIVMPTTWLRDLSCLSFVSAGGVIASIVIVSCLFWVGLVDHVGTVKSEGTALNLPGIPIAIGLYGYCYSGHGVFPNIYSSLKKRNQFPAVLFTCIALSTVLFASAAIMGYIMFGESTESQFTLNLPPNLVASKIAVWTTVTNPITKYALTMTPLALSLEELLPPNQQTYPNIVMLRSALVVSSLIVALSVPFFAFSGLVMSLVGSFLTMFVAYILPCACFLAILRSKVTWYQVALCVFIIVVGLCCASVGTYSSLSNIIQKYH, from the exons ATGAAGAACTCGGTGTCGGAGCGGAGCTTCCTCATCGAGAGCGACGacgaggacgccgccgccgttgaGGACGGGAagcgcggcggccatggcggcgagGAGTCGGGCGACGATGACGGCTCCGGGTCGGACTCTTCGTCGCCGTGCGACAGCCCGCGGGTGGTCGCGGCGCGGTGCGGCCAGCCGAGTTCCTACACCCAGCAATGGCCGCAGAGCTACAG GCAGTCTATTGACATGTACAGTAGCGTGCACTCGCCCAACCTGAGTTTCCTGGGTACTCCGTCACTGAGCCGTTTGTCCAACTCCTTCCTGACAAACTCATTTCGAGGGAAGCCACCGGAGATCATCTCCAGCCTAATCAAGCCTCTCCTGCCAGCGAGCACCACTCCTACCAGCGAtgaccaccagcagcagcaacaagagGACATCCGGAAGAGCTCCCATTACCTTCCACCGTCAAGGAAGGCATCATCTCTGGAGAGGATCCCTGAGGACCACAGGCCTATGGTTGGGGAACATGAGGTGGGTCCCTACCGGCAGTGCTCCTATTTTCAAGGGGTCATGAATG GAGTGAATGTCTTATGTGGTGTGGGTATCCTGTCAACACCTTATGCTGTCAAGCAAGGTGGCTGGCTTGGACTAGTGATACTGGCGGTGTTGGGTGCACTAGCATGGTACACGGGCATACTTCTGCGGCGTTGCCTGGACAGCAAGGAAGGCCTTGAGACCTACCCAGACATCGGACATGCCGCCTTTGGCACCGCTGGCCGTATCATCATCTCG ATAATCCTGTATATGGAACTATAT GCATGTTGCATTGAGTATTTGATATTAGAGAGCGACAACTTGTCAAACTTGTTCCCCAACGCACACCTGACCATAGGTAGCTTGACTTTGGATTCGCATGTGCTATTTGCCATCCTGACTGCTCTTATCGTCATGCCTACCACTTGGCTTCGCGATCTCAGCTGCCTCAGCTTCGTTTCAG CTGGTGGAGTCATCGCATCTATCGTTATTGTCTCCTGCCTGTtctgggttggacttgttgatcACGTTGGTACAGTCAAGAGTGAAGGGACGGCACTGAACCTTCCTGGAATCCCCATTGCCATTGGGTTGTATGGGTACTGCTACTCTGGCCATGGGGTGTTCCCTAACATCTACTCTTCTCTGAAGAAACGCAACCAGTTCCCAGCTGTTCTTTTCACCTG CATTGCCCTGTCTACTGTTCTGTTTGCTAGTGCTGCAATCATGGGATACATTATGTTTGGTGAATCTACGGAGTCCCAATTCACTCTGAACTTACCCCCAAACCTTGTGGCTTCCAAGATTGCTGTCTGGACTACG GTTACAAATCCAATAACTAA ATATGCACTAACCATGACTCCTCTAGCCCTGAGTTTGGAGGAATTGCTACCTCCAAATCAGCAGACATACCCAAACATAGTAATGCTTAGATCAGCGCTGGTGGTATCTTCCCTTATTGTTGCTCTATCTGTTCCTTTTTTTG CCTTTTCAGGACTTGTCATGTCCCTGGTGGGATCCTTCCTCACCATGTTTGTG GCCTATATTCTACCATGTGCCTGCTTTTTGGCTATCCTTAGGAGTAAAGTGACCTGGTATCAG GTAGCACTGTGTGTGTTCATCATTGTTGTCGGACTCTGCTGTGCTAGTGTAGGCACATACTCATCTCTTTCTAATATAATACAAAAGTACCATTGA
- the LOC112901638 gene encoding amino acid transporter AVT1B-like isoform X2, whose amino-acid sequence MKNSVSERSFLIESDDEDAAAVEDGKRGGHGGEESGDDDGSGSDSSSPCDSPRVVAARCGQPSSYTQQWPQSYRQSIDMYSSVHSPNLSFLGTPSLSRLSNSFLTNSFRGKPPEIISSLIKPLLPASTTPTSDDHQQQQQEDIRKSSHYLPPSRKASSLERIPEDHRPMVGEHEVGPYRQCSYFQGVMNGVNVLCGVGILSTPYAVKQGGWLGLVILAVLGALAWYTGILLRRCLDSKEGLETYPDIGHAAFGTAGRIIISIILYMELYACCIEYLILESDNLSNLFPNAHLTIGSLTLDSHVLFAILTALIVMPTTWLRDLSCLSFVSAGGVIASIVIVSCLFWVGLVDHVGTVKSEGTALNLPGIPIAIGLYGYCYSGHGVFPNIYSSLKKRNQFPAVLFTCIALSTVLFASAAIMGYIMFGESTESQFTLNLPPNLVASKIAVWTTVTNPITKYALTMTPLALSLEELLPPNQQTYPNIVMLRSALVVSSLIVALSVPFFGLVMSLVGSFLTMFVAYILPCACFLAILRSKVTWYQVALCVFIIVVGLCCASVGTYSSLSNIIQKYH is encoded by the exons ATGAAGAACTCGGTGTCGGAGCGGAGCTTCCTCATCGAGAGCGACGacgaggacgccgccgccgttgaGGACGGGAagcgcggcggccatggcggcgagGAGTCGGGCGACGATGACGGCTCCGGGTCGGACTCTTCGTCGCCGTGCGACAGCCCGCGGGTGGTCGCGGCGCGGTGCGGCCAGCCGAGTTCCTACACCCAGCAATGGCCGCAGAGCTACAG GCAGTCTATTGACATGTACAGTAGCGTGCACTCGCCCAACCTGAGTTTCCTGGGTACTCCGTCACTGAGCCGTTTGTCCAACTCCTTCCTGACAAACTCATTTCGAGGGAAGCCACCGGAGATCATCTCCAGCCTAATCAAGCCTCTCCTGCCAGCGAGCACCACTCCTACCAGCGAtgaccaccagcagcagcaacaagagGACATCCGGAAGAGCTCCCATTACCTTCCACCGTCAAGGAAGGCATCATCTCTGGAGAGGATCCCTGAGGACCACAGGCCTATGGTTGGGGAACATGAGGTGGGTCCCTACCGGCAGTGCTCCTATTTTCAAGGGGTCATGAATG GAGTGAATGTCTTATGTGGTGTGGGTATCCTGTCAACACCTTATGCTGTCAAGCAAGGTGGCTGGCTTGGACTAGTGATACTGGCGGTGTTGGGTGCACTAGCATGGTACACGGGCATACTTCTGCGGCGTTGCCTGGACAGCAAGGAAGGCCTTGAGACCTACCCAGACATCGGACATGCCGCCTTTGGCACCGCTGGCCGTATCATCATCTCG ATAATCCTGTATATGGAACTATAT GCATGTTGCATTGAGTATTTGATATTAGAGAGCGACAACTTGTCAAACTTGTTCCCCAACGCACACCTGACCATAGGTAGCTTGACTTTGGATTCGCATGTGCTATTTGCCATCCTGACTGCTCTTATCGTCATGCCTACCACTTGGCTTCGCGATCTCAGCTGCCTCAGCTTCGTTTCAG CTGGTGGAGTCATCGCATCTATCGTTATTGTCTCCTGCCTGTtctgggttggacttgttgatcACGTTGGTACAGTCAAGAGTGAAGGGACGGCACTGAACCTTCCTGGAATCCCCATTGCCATTGGGTTGTATGGGTACTGCTACTCTGGCCATGGGGTGTTCCCTAACATCTACTCTTCTCTGAAGAAACGCAACCAGTTCCCAGCTGTTCTTTTCACCTG CATTGCCCTGTCTACTGTTCTGTTTGCTAGTGCTGCAATCATGGGATACATTATGTTTGGTGAATCTACGGAGTCCCAATTCACTCTGAACTTACCCCCAAACCTTGTGGCTTCCAAGATTGCTGTCTGGACTACG GTTACAAATCCAATAACTAA ATATGCACTAACCATGACTCCTCTAGCCCTGAGTTTGGAGGAATTGCTACCTCCAAATCAGCAGACATACCCAAACATAGTAATGCTTAGATCAGCGCTGGTGGTATCTTCCCTTATTGTTGCTCTATCTGTTCCTTTTTTTG GACTTGTCATGTCCCTGGTGGGATCCTTCCTCACCATGTTTGTG GCCTATATTCTACCATGTGCCTGCTTTTTGGCTATCCTTAGGAGTAAAGTGACCTGGTATCAG GTAGCACTGTGTGTGTTCATCATTGTTGTCGGACTCTGCTGTGCTAGTGTAGGCACATACTCATCTCTTTCTAATATAATACAAAAGTACCATTGA